Below is a window of Stygiolobus azoricus DNA.
AATTCAAGTATATAGCCCCTAATCTTTAGTAGTGCAGGGTGTACTAGTATAATGTCTCCTATTTCTATCTTGCTTTTCTCTCCTGGTCTGCAAATTTTATCGTTTTTATCCACGTAGGGCATTGTGTTATGTTAAGTTTAAAACTACGTGTTTATAAATAATTGTTCGATGAAAGGACTTGTAAGGTCTGAATTATGATGAGTAACTAGGCTGTTGAGTGATCAAGATGAGATGGCTGAAGAAAAGGGAAGTCGTAATTTATTATTTACTCGAGAGGAAGTTCGGTGTTAATGAGTTTAACTTAGGCGAGGCTATTGATTACCTTTCTCCTTATTTTTCAAAGAAGGTAGCACTTAACGTTATTCGTTATTTTTACAAGACTGGGATCCTTGTAAAAACCGGTGAGTTAAGGTATAGGGTTATCCCGTGGGAAGAGTATATGTTAGACGTGTCTTTTAAGTACTTGAGGAGGAGGGCTACTCTTCGTCGTAGAATTCGATAGTGATCTTGACTTTAACTTCTTTGTTACTAAGGGGGGGAATATTTTGACCGAAATCGACTCCTACTACCACGGGATTTCCTAAAGAGTCTGTAAATTTCACTTCCGCCACATATTTTTTCGTTGGTCCCTGGTTTAAAGATCTCATTAATTCCTCGTATATTCTGCTTAACGCCATTTGGAATGAGAGTGGGCTGGACAAGTCTTCGGGTTTTAGCTGTATTGGTACAAAGCCTCCCATGATCTCTCCTATTTTTGCTTTGCCTTCAAATTCTACTTTATAAGATGGTTGTGAGGAACTCATAGTGTTCTAAGAATATTATTTACACCGTAATAATTAAAATTATGTCTAAGAAAAGCGCGGGATAAAAACGCTTTATTACCTTTATGCCTTCTTCCTAATAGCTATTTCTATTGTTGAAACTCTGGACTGCCTACCGTCTTGGCTTGTTACGGTCTGACTGCCAATCCTTATTTCCTTAACCTCTATTTTGTCTGGTAAGAATCTATTCCTGACTATTTCTACCGTGTCTACAGCTTTGCTGATTGCTCTGCCTCTTGCCTTTATTATTATTTCACTTACACCTTGGTTTAGTAGGGTTAGAGCTGCTAATACATAGTTCATTACAGGTTTTTTACCTACTAATACTACATTACTTGGAGTTGCGGCGGTGCTCACATATATCACCCGAATCGCATTATCAGATACTTACTAAGGTAATAAAGTTATCTAAGAGAGTGAAGTGGATAAACTTAGTATTTAAGCTAGACGCCACGATATCACCTACTTCTACGTTTTATAAAATCATACTCTACAAAAGCAACATTTAGCATGGTCAAGATTAGGTACTTATTCGGTTGTCCTAATTGCAATGGCCCTATTGAAGTTGACAGACTGTTAAAGGGCTTACCTTGTGAGTCTTGTTTACCCGGATATTTGGGGGAATTAGACGTTAAGACGATCTATGACTTGCTAGTTAAGAACGGCATGTTGAAGAGCTATGCGGAACTATATTACAACTTGGAAATGTTAGAAGAGTTATCTGAACTGTTCAGGAAAGTAGTAGGAAAAGATCCTTGGCCTTTGCAGAAGTATTGGTTGAGAAAATTAGTAAGGGGGGAGAGTTTTTCTCTTTCAGCCCCTACTGGGATAGGAAAGACCACAACTTTAATGGTTTACTCAGTTTATAGAGGGGAAACCATACTATTCATAGTGCCTACAAACTCCCTTAAGGATCAGATTTGCCAGAGGTTAAAGGCTATCACTCCAGAAGTCTCCTGCGGTAACGCAGAGGAAGGAAAGATTAACGTAACTACCTTTTACTCGATTAATAGGAACACTAAGACCTACGCTGAGATAAAGCCTAAGGTAGTCATCGTTGATGACGCTGATATGATATTGAAGAGCGGGAAGACTACCGAGAGGGTTGCTACTATTCTCCAAATACCTCCTGAAGTATTTGACAAGGCAGTGCAACTGGTAAAGCTGAAAAAGATCGTCTCGGCGAAAGAGGATGAGGAACTCATGACAAAAGTCAGGGAACTTGAGGTTGAGGTTTACTCCTGGAGACCCACGTCGCAGTTCATAGTGTCAAGTGCGACTTTGAGACCGAAAGGGGCTAAGCAATTAGCGTTAAGGACTTTAGCTGGGTTCGAGCCTTCTACTGTCCAGATATACAGTAGGAATATCGTAGACTCCTACTATAACTCGTTAGATATGGTAGGACTGTTGAAAAAGATAAACGATAAAGGGGCTTTGATCTTGGTCTCTAAGGACTACGGTAGGAGTAAGGTTAAGGAGATCGTTGAAGAGCTTAACGGGAAAGGGTTCAAGGCTATTCAAGCTATATCGGGAAGGAAATTCATGGACAAATTCTCCTCGGGAGAGGTAGACTACTTAGTAGGGTCGGCGAGTTATTACGGTGTTGCAGTAAGGGGTCTGGACGAGCCTAAGAGGTTGAAATACGTGATCTTTTACGGGGTTCCCAAGACTAAGTTACCC
It encodes the following:
- the albA gene encoding DNA-binding protein Alba, whose product is MSTAATPSNVVLVGKKPVMNYVLAALTLLNQGVSEIIIKARGRAISKAVDTVEIVRNRFLPDKIEVKEIRIGSQTVTSQDGRQSRVSTIEIAIRKKA